A genomic segment from Yimella sp. cx-51 encodes:
- a CDS encoding low specificity L-threonine aldolase, which translates to MTELDALHDPTERGFASDNYSGIHPEVLAAIVRANGGHQTAYGDDVYTSRLQDAFAEHFGEGVEVYPVFNGTGANVVALQACTQRWESVICTASAHIHVDECAAPERMGGLKLMTVATPDGKLTPDLIDTVAVRKDDEHHAQPKVVSITQTTELGTAYTPAEIREIADHVHAKGWVLHVDGSRLSNAAASLGVSFREMITDTGVDIVSFGGTKNGLMVGEAVLVLAPDAVRGMKYLRKQSMQLASKMRFISTQLEALLTDELYLRNAGHANAMAQRLAGGVRDIDGLILPRPVQANAVFAILPREVSEHLMESFRFYFWDESTGEVRWMCSWDTTEADIDRFVTAISDAMRDHRA; encoded by the coding sequence GTGACTGAACTCGATGCGCTGCACGACCCGACCGAACGCGGCTTCGCCAGCGACAACTACTCCGGCATCCACCCCGAGGTGTTGGCGGCGATCGTCCGGGCCAACGGCGGCCACCAGACGGCCTACGGCGACGACGTCTACACCTCGAGGCTGCAGGACGCCTTCGCCGAGCACTTCGGTGAAGGCGTCGAGGTCTACCCGGTCTTCAACGGAACGGGCGCGAATGTCGTTGCATTGCAGGCCTGCACGCAGCGGTGGGAATCGGTGATCTGCACCGCGAGCGCACACATCCACGTGGACGAGTGCGCGGCGCCCGAGCGCATGGGCGGGCTGAAACTGATGACGGTGGCCACGCCGGACGGCAAGCTCACCCCTGATCTCATCGACACCGTCGCCGTGCGCAAGGACGACGAGCACCACGCCCAGCCCAAGGTCGTCTCGATCACCCAGACCACCGAGCTCGGCACCGCTTACACCCCGGCGGAGATCCGTGAGATCGCCGATCACGTGCACGCAAAGGGTTGGGTGCTGCACGTCGACGGCTCACGTCTGTCGAACGCCGCGGCGAGCCTGGGCGTGAGCTTCCGCGAGATGATCACCGACACCGGCGTCGACATCGTGTCTTTCGGAGGCACCAAGAACGGTCTGATGGTCGGCGAGGCGGTGCTGGTGCTCGCACCGGACGCCGTCCGGGGCATGAAGTACCTGCGCAAGCAGTCGATGCAGCTGGCCTCCAAGATGCGTTTCATCAGCACTCAGTTGGAAGCGCTGCTCACCGACGAGCTGTATCTGCGTAATGCCGGTCACGCCAACGCGATGGCGCAGCGGCTGGCCGGCGGAGTGCGCGACATCGACGGGCTGATCCTGCCGCGACCGGTGCAGGCCAACGCGGTCTTTGCGATCTTGCCGCGTGAAGTGTCCGAACATCTCATGGAGTCGTTCCGTTTCTACTTCTGGGACGAAAGCACCGGCGAGGTGCGCTGGATGTGCTCGTGGGACACCACCGAGGCAGACATCGACCGATTCGTCACGGCGATCAGCGACGCGATGCGAGACCATCGAGCATGA
- a CDS encoding SDR family oxidoreductase, translated as MLPDGAVVAVTGAGGALGEVVSRLLVDAGVTVIAVDRDLDLLSPTAERYVPMAVDLLDASAADAWAGEVLAGYGRIDGLVHLVGGWRGGKGIVEADLADWDALHDSLIRTLQHTSRAVHDPLRESPDGRLVIISSTGVAAPTAKNAAYVAAKAATEAWTLAVADSFKGSGAAAVVLRVMALLTPAMREAKPEAKFRGFTPVDKVAAAVVALWDDPADSVNGRIIDLTVDPG; from the coding sequence ATGCTGCCCGACGGCGCGGTCGTCGCGGTGACCGGAGCCGGGGGAGCGCTCGGTGAAGTCGTGAGTCGCCTCCTGGTTGACGCAGGTGTCACGGTGATCGCGGTCGACCGTGACCTCGACCTGTTGTCGCCGACGGCTGAGCGGTACGTGCCGATGGCCGTCGACCTGCTCGACGCGTCGGCGGCAGACGCCTGGGCAGGGGAGGTGCTCGCTGGCTACGGACGCATCGACGGCCTCGTGCACCTGGTGGGTGGTTGGCGCGGCGGCAAGGGCATTGTGGAAGCCGACCTCGCTGACTGGGATGCTTTGCACGACAGCCTGATCCGCACTCTCCAGCACACTTCGCGAGCGGTGCACGACCCGTTGCGCGAGTCGCCGGACGGCCGACTGGTGATCATCTCGTCCACCGGCGTCGCGGCTCCCACCGCCAAGAACGCCGCGTACGTCGCAGCCAAGGCCGCCACTGAGGCGTGGACCCTCGCCGTGGCCGACTCGTTCAAGGGCTCCGGCGCCGCGGCGGTCGTCCTACGTGTCATGGCGCTGCTCACCCCGGCGATGCGGGAGGCCAAGCCCGAGGCGAAGTTCAGGGGCTTCACCCCGGTCGACAAGGTTGCGGCAGCGGTCGTCGCGCTCTGGGACGATCCCGCTGACTCGGTCAACGGCCGGATCATCGACCTCACCGTCGATCCGGGCTGA
- a CDS encoding DUF6421 family protein — MSVFPKVLIDQAHSSAWSIDRAVAATMNPANPADASLALAVEALQSRGFLVAPHAGEFASSAFGDADVLVIDHPAEAKAERVAGDLPPVFTADEIDAVVGFVEQGGGLIVLAECEQDVYGNNVNELLARFGLCVTSTLVHESAESGRRHQDNATWVRGEVITGHGQGVLAGVDDLCFYRAGVIDVSGAPEAQVLVRTSATAHPALEPLVVTASFGAGRVVVLADSDLVGDDSIHELDHTRFWINIVTWAAAGRTRAEVAATGSGTENLPEWQRLKTAVLELRQMQSKDGSIDGSAHPHARAAELVEAMKAEIAALAPRFPHDADYLAALPVDLTKWVGGGFAVPDFLDSLQLFRPDLHRQDGIEHLVLFPMYTQNGNPDRVFEALLVSVPWPQWLAEVEKEYVNSAFVPVNFLDFTPGYDTNSAVLFPETVAVREVPKFHWGAIFCDREGARFRRVVESAADLLHLQLPPEGERLLGSQELAQSTFAMWDLIHDRTHSHGDLPFDPFMIKQRMPFWMYALEELRCDLTTFREAVKLEAEGQPYAKSVQLAILFDRLFRFPITGDRVRNYDGLGGQLMFAYLHKNDALRWTDNKLSFDWRRVPEVVVALCEEVETLYRSGIDRSRVGHWLASYEFVTTYVAPHPASTWAKGAAALPLDGTVKELVDLVQPDEFPLNVFYEALRKKLGGVIESTRGITAVSSEPAQVA, encoded by the coding sequence ATGAGTGTTTTCCCGAAGGTGTTGATCGACCAGGCGCACAGCAGTGCATGGTCGATCGATCGCGCGGTCGCCGCGACGATGAACCCTGCCAACCCCGCCGACGCGAGCCTCGCGTTGGCTGTGGAGGCGCTGCAATCACGGGGTTTCCTGGTTGCTCCACACGCGGGTGAGTTCGCGAGTTCTGCCTTCGGTGATGCCGACGTGCTGGTCATCGACCACCCGGCCGAGGCGAAGGCCGAGCGAGTGGCGGGCGACCTGCCGCCGGTCTTCACCGCCGACGAGATCGACGCTGTGGTCGGCTTTGTCGAGCAAGGCGGGGGGCTGATCGTGCTGGCCGAATGCGAGCAGGACGTCTACGGCAACAATGTCAACGAGCTGCTCGCCCGTTTCGGGCTTTGCGTCACGAGCACGCTCGTGCATGAATCGGCCGAGAGCGGCCGTCGCCATCAGGACAACGCCACCTGGGTGCGCGGCGAGGTCATCACCGGCCACGGCCAGGGTGTGCTCGCCGGGGTCGACGACCTCTGCTTCTACCGTGCCGGTGTCATCGACGTGTCGGGCGCTCCGGAGGCCCAGGTGCTCGTGCGTACGAGCGCGACGGCGCACCCCGCCCTTGAGCCGCTCGTCGTCACCGCCTCGTTCGGCGCAGGCCGCGTCGTGGTGCTGGCTGACTCCGATCTCGTGGGCGACGACTCGATCCACGAACTCGACCACACCCGCTTCTGGATCAACATCGTCACCTGGGCGGCAGCGGGCCGGACGCGAGCCGAGGTGGCGGCGACGGGTTCCGGCACGGAGAACCTCCCGGAGTGGCAGCGCCTCAAGACGGCTGTGCTCGAGCTGCGCCAGATGCAGAGCAAGGACGGCTCAATCGACGGATCGGCACACCCGCACGCCCGCGCCGCGGAGTTGGTGGAGGCGATGAAGGCCGAGATCGCAGCTCTCGCCCCGCGATTCCCGCACGACGCCGACTACCTGGCTGCTCTTCCTGTCGATCTCACCAAATGGGTCGGCGGCGGCTTTGCGGTTCCTGACTTCCTTGACTCGCTCCAGCTGTTCCGCCCCGATCTGCACCGACAGGACGGCATCGAGCACTTGGTGCTCTTCCCGATGTACACCCAGAACGGCAACCCCGACCGCGTCTTCGAAGCGCTGCTGGTGAGCGTTCCGTGGCCGCAGTGGTTGGCCGAGGTGGAGAAGGAGTACGTCAACTCCGCTTTCGTCCCGGTCAACTTCCTCGATTTCACACCCGGTTACGACACCAACTCGGCGGTGCTCTTCCCCGAGACGGTGGCCGTCCGCGAAGTGCCGAAGTTCCACTGGGGCGCGATCTTCTGCGACCGCGAAGGCGCCCGCTTCCGCCGGGTTGTCGAATCGGCCGCTGACCTGCTGCACCTGCAGCTGCCGCCTGAGGGGGAGCGGCTGCTCGGCTCCCAGGAGCTGGCGCAGTCAACTTTCGCCATGTGGGATCTCATCCACGACCGCACCCACAGCCACGGTGACCTGCCCTTCGACCCGTTCATGATCAAGCAGCGCATGCCCTTCTGGATGTATGCGTTGGAGGAACTGCGCTGCGACCTCACCACCTTCCGTGAAGCCGTGAAGCTCGAGGCCGAGGGGCAGCCCTACGCCAAGTCGGTGCAGCTGGCGATCTTGTTCGACCGGCTCTTCCGTTTCCCGATCACCGGCGACCGGGTGCGCAACTACGACGGTCTGGGCGGTCAGCTCATGTTCGCCTACCTGCACAAGAACGATGCTTTGCGTTGGACCGACAACAAGCTCTCCTTCGACTGGCGCCGCGTGCCCGAAGTCGTCGTCGCCCTCTGCGAAGAGGTCGAAACGTTGTACCGCAGCGGTATCGACCGCTCGCGGGTCGGCCACTGGCTTGCTTCCTACGAGTTCGTCACGACCTACGTCGCGCCGCACCCGGCGTCCACCTGGGCGAAGGGCGCAGCTGCTCTGCCGCTCGACGGCACGGTCAAGGAACTCGTCGACCTCGTGCAGCCCGACGAGTTCCCGCTCAACGTCTTCTACGAGGCGCTGCGCAAGAAGCTCGGCGGCGTCATCGAATCCACCCGGGGCATCACCGCCGTTTCGAGCGAACCCGCGCAGGTGGCGTGA
- a CDS encoding acyl-CoA dehydrogenase family protein — MPVERLLPTDEAADLLVLTRDLCDKEVLPPAAEGELTATPPRDLFRTLGRAGLLSLPYPEEFGGAGQPYEVYLQVIEEIAQRWMAVAVGVSVHCLTAYPVAEFGSTAQQEALLPEMLGGEWLGAYGLSEREAGSDIAQMRTRAVQDGGGWRLKGTKAWISHAAHADFYTTFARTDDTGGKGLSCFVVPAGADGLRFGSPERKMGLHADPVAEVIYDDVPVSGDRLIGERGQGMAIALSALDAGRLGIAAAATGLAQAALDHSVAYAKERHQFGRPIADNQGLAFMLADMEAAVSSARATYLHAARLKDAGRPFSKAAAVAKLVATDAAMKVTGDAVQVLGGAGYTQDFPVERFFRDAKVTQIFEGTNQIQRLVISRQLLAGL, encoded by the coding sequence ATGCCCGTCGAACGACTTCTGCCGACGGATGAGGCCGCTGACCTGCTGGTCCTCACCCGTGACCTCTGCGACAAGGAAGTACTCCCTCCTGCCGCCGAAGGTGAACTGACCGCCACCCCACCGCGTGACCTGTTCCGCACGCTCGGGCGGGCCGGACTGCTGTCGCTGCCCTACCCCGAAGAGTTCGGTGGCGCAGGACAGCCCTACGAGGTCTACCTGCAAGTGATCGAGGAGATCGCCCAGCGGTGGATGGCGGTCGCCGTCGGCGTCAGCGTGCATTGCCTGACCGCCTATCCCGTGGCCGAATTCGGCAGCACTGCACAACAGGAGGCATTGCTGCCGGAGATGCTGGGCGGCGAGTGGCTCGGCGCGTACGGACTCTCCGAACGCGAGGCGGGTTCCGACATCGCCCAGATGCGGACGCGAGCCGTGCAGGACGGCGGTGGCTGGCGACTGAAGGGCACGAAGGCCTGGATCTCCCACGCCGCTCACGCCGACTTCTACACGACCTTCGCCCGCACTGATGACACCGGTGGCAAGGGCTTGTCCTGCTTCGTCGTCCCGGCCGGCGCCGACGGACTGCGCTTCGGAAGCCCGGAACGCAAGATGGGCCTGCACGCCGACCCGGTGGCGGAGGTCATCTACGACGACGTGCCGGTCAGTGGCGACCGTCTGATCGGCGAACGCGGACAAGGCATGGCGATCGCGCTCAGCGCGCTCGACGCTGGACGCCTCGGAATCGCCGCTGCCGCAACAGGATTGGCGCAGGCTGCGCTCGACCACTCGGTGGCCTACGCCAAGGAACGCCACCAGTTCGGGCGTCCGATTGCCGACAATCAGGGGCTGGCGTTCATGCTGGCCGACATGGAGGCAGCCGTCTCGTCGGCACGTGCCACCTACCTCCACGCCGCCCGCCTGAAGGACGCCGGAAGGCCGTTCAGCAAGGCCGCGGCTGTCGCAAAGCTCGTGGCCACCGATGCCGCGATGAAGGTGACCGGTGACGCCGTCCAGGTGCTCGGCGGCGCCGGCTACACCCAGGACTTCCCGGTCGAGCGTTTCTTCCGGGACGCGAAGGTGACCCAGATCTTCGAAGGCACCAATCAGATCCAGCGCCTGGTGATCTCCCGCCAGTTGCTCGCCGGACTGTGA
- a CDS encoding SDR family NAD(P)-dependent oxidoreductase, whose amino-acid sequence MKINDKTVALVTGGGSGLGEATARRLHADGAAVVLLDLEGSRAQQVADELGERAQFVAADVRDEAQVQAGIDAAKTMGELRIVVNCAGVATPGRIVGKRGVHDLDQFRTVIEINLIGTFNVLRLASAAMVDNEPLDEDRGVVVMTASVAAYDGQIGQAAYASSKGAIVGLTLTAARDLADKAIRVMTIAPGTFETPMMAGLPNDVKSMLEAQVPHPSRLGRADEYAQLVDTIVANPMLNGEVIRLDGALRLPPR is encoded by the coding sequence ATGAAGATCAACGACAAGACCGTCGCGCTCGTCACCGGTGGTGGCTCGGGCCTCGGCGAGGCCACTGCTCGCCGACTGCACGCGGATGGCGCTGCCGTCGTCCTGCTCGACCTCGAAGGCTCGCGGGCGCAGCAGGTGGCTGACGAACTCGGTGAGCGTGCGCAGTTCGTTGCTGCCGACGTGCGCGACGAGGCCCAGGTGCAGGCGGGTATCGACGCGGCCAAGACAATGGGCGAGCTGCGCATCGTGGTCAACTGCGCCGGTGTCGCCACCCCCGGGCGCATCGTCGGCAAGCGCGGAGTGCACGACCTTGACCAGTTCCGCACGGTGATCGAGATCAACCTCATCGGCACCTTCAATGTGCTGCGCCTCGCATCAGCCGCCATGGTCGACAACGAGCCGCTGGACGAAGACCGCGGCGTCGTCGTGATGACGGCGTCCGTGGCCGCCTACGACGGTCAGATCGGGCAAGCCGCGTACGCCAGCTCCAAGGGCGCGATCGTCGGCCTCACCCTCACCGCGGCACGCGACCTGGCGGACAAGGCGATCCGGGTCATGACGATCGCCCCGGGCACCTTCGAGACCCCGATGATGGCTGGGCTCCCGAACGACGTGAAGAGCATGCTGGAAGCCCAGGTGCCGCACCCCTCCCGCCTCGGCCGAGCCGACGAGTACGCGCAACTGGTCGACACGATCGTGGCCAACCCCATGCTCAACGGCGAAGTGATCCGGCTCGACGGCGCACTGCGCCTCCCGCCCCGCTGA
- a CDS encoding L,D-transpeptidase family protein — protein MSAQMSRRSLVIGTGGGVAAAGASLLGAESAHAAVPTMTIGSRGWHVQQFQTALASSGYWLGAADGVFGQLTQQAVWALQKTHGLRRTGVIDEALWNSGLARVRAQSKLKQDGIEIDLATQTLMIVKGGVVHLTLNTSTGNGNGERFEYLGGWATAITPKGTFKIYRKSVQETSTNAWVEGPLGRMYKPRFFTTTGIAVHGSLSIPPYPASHGCIRLHNSAQDYLLRTGRLVNGTDVRIY, from the coding sequence ATGAGCGCTCAGATGAGCCGTCGTTCACTGGTCATCGGCACCGGAGGCGGCGTCGCTGCAGCTGGCGCCTCCTTGCTGGGCGCTGAGTCCGCGCACGCAGCGGTGCCGACCATGACGATCGGGTCCCGCGGATGGCATGTCCAGCAGTTCCAGACTGCGCTCGCCTCTTCCGGTTACTGGCTCGGTGCCGCCGACGGCGTGTTCGGCCAGCTCACGCAGCAGGCCGTATGGGCACTGCAGAAGACGCACGGGCTGCGCCGCACCGGCGTGATTGACGAGGCGCTGTGGAACAGCGGTCTGGCGCGCGTCCGTGCGCAGAGCAAGCTGAAGCAGGACGGCATCGAGATCGATCTGGCCACGCAGACGCTGATGATCGTCAAGGGCGGAGTCGTGCACCTGACGCTCAACACCAGCACCGGCAACGGCAACGGCGAGCGTTTCGAGTACCTCGGTGGCTGGGCCACGGCCATCACGCCCAAGGGCACTTTCAAGATCTACCGCAAGTCGGTGCAGGAGACGAGCACGAACGCCTGGGTCGAAGGCCCGCTGGGCAGGATGTACAAGCCGCGTTTCTTCACCACGACCGGCATCGCGGTGCACGGTTCGCTGAGCATTCCGCCGTACCCGGCGTCGCACGGCTGCATCCGGTTGCACAACTCCGCACAGGATTACCTGCTGCGCACCGGGCGCCTGGTCAACGGCACCGACGTCCGCATCTACTGA
- a CDS encoding glycerol-3-phosphate dehydrogenase/oxidase — protein MTAVASLDAVSRRAAVDGLRREVFDVLVIGGGITGAGVALDAASRGLRTALIERDDLASGTSRWSSKLVHGGLRYLAGGHVRIAAESARERHLLMTVVAPHLARPRLNALPLTPDLTRSTALLTSLGPGAADLLRRRSGTAGELLPRPGRLRADAARELLPAWSPDAVRGAITYWDGQLQDDARLVVNVARTAATHGARIATYVQADEVGEHEVAVHDRLSGERFVARARVVINAAGVWSGGLDDRVQLAPSRGSHLVLPAARLGHLECVVNLPVPGEFGRFVFVLPQPDGLVYVGLTDEPAPGADGHAPAVPPQDEEFLLRIVSRHLAVPLDRADVVGRFAGLRPLVVTGQTTGSSADISREHLLLDRPGAPLTIVGGKLTTYRKMAQDAVDAACRRLADQMSAAPCVTDRLPLVGAAPASLLKRVRAPRHLVRRYGTLAEQVQAMIDEDPTLGEPVVSGSTTLRAELAYGIRHEGALAPADLIERRTRLTMRTAITAPATAAASALLATAGGRFEIDSIPG, from the coding sequence ATGACCGCTGTCGCCTCGCTGGATGCTGTCTCCCGCAGAGCGGCCGTCGACGGGCTGCGCCGCGAGGTCTTCGACGTGCTCGTGATCGGGGGTGGCATCACCGGTGCCGGAGTGGCTCTCGATGCCGCAAGTCGTGGGCTGCGCACGGCGTTGATCGAGCGCGACGACCTCGCGTCCGGCACTTCGCGGTGGAGCTCGAAGTTGGTGCACGGTGGGTTGCGTTACCTCGCCGGGGGACACGTGCGTATTGCGGCCGAGAGCGCACGCGAGCGGCATCTGTTGATGACCGTGGTGGCGCCGCACCTGGCGCGCCCCCGGCTCAACGCGCTGCCGCTCACCCCTGATCTGACGCGTTCGACGGCCCTGCTGACCAGTCTCGGGCCGGGAGCAGCCGATCTGCTCCGTCGGCGCAGCGGCACCGCTGGCGAGCTGCTGCCTCGGCCCGGGCGCCTGCGCGCCGACGCGGCCCGGGAGTTGCTGCCGGCGTGGTCACCCGACGCCGTTCGCGGTGCCATCACCTACTGGGACGGCCAGTTGCAGGACGACGCCCGCCTGGTGGTGAACGTTGCGCGCACCGCGGCCACGCACGGTGCGCGGATCGCCACCTATGTGCAGGCGGACGAGGTCGGTGAGCACGAGGTGGCCGTGCACGACCGTTTGAGTGGGGAGCGTTTCGTAGCCCGCGCACGCGTTGTGATCAACGCGGCCGGGGTGTGGTCCGGTGGGCTGGACGATCGGGTGCAGCTTGCTCCCAGCCGGGGCTCCCATCTGGTGCTGCCGGCCGCGCGGCTGGGCCACCTCGAGTGTGTGGTCAACCTGCCGGTGCCGGGCGAATTCGGACGGTTCGTCTTCGTGCTGCCCCAGCCCGACGGGCTGGTCTATGTCGGCCTCACCGACGAGCCCGCGCCGGGAGCCGATGGTCACGCGCCTGCAGTACCCCCGCAGGACGAGGAGTTCCTGCTCCGGATCGTCAGCCGACACCTGGCGGTGCCGCTGGACCGCGCGGACGTGGTCGGCCGGTTCGCCGGGCTGCGTCCGCTGGTCGTCACGGGGCAGACGACGGGGTCGTCCGCCGACATCTCACGGGAGCATCTGCTGCTCGATCGTCCCGGCGCGCCGCTCACGATCGTGGGCGGAAAGCTGACCACCTACCGCAAGATGGCGCAGGACGCTGTCGATGCCGCGTGCCGGCGACTGGCCGACCAAATGTCGGCGGCGCCGTGCGTGACCGATCGTCTGCCACTGGTGGGTGCGGCGCCGGCGTCACTGCTGAAGCGGGTTCGTGCCCCGCGCCATCTCGTGCGGCGGTACGGCACTCTCGCCGAGCAGGTGCAGGCGATGATCGACGAAGATCCCACCCTGGGCGAGCCGGTGGTTAGTGGCTCGACGACCCTGCGAGCGGAGTTGGCGTACGGCATCCGTCACGAGGGCGCATTGGCTCCGGCAGACCTCATCGAGCGCCGCACCAGACTGACCATGCGGACGGCGATCACTGCTCCGGCGACAGCTGCAGCCTCAGCGCTCCTCGCGACTGCCGGCGGTCGTTTCGAGATCGATTCGATACCCGGATAG
- a CDS encoding TetR/AcrR family transcriptional regulator, with protein MAESVDEALWRAVREEVGAYGVSRSTVTSVAQRAGLSRMTVYRRAGGMEQLVLDALAHELGSVVPLTALDLESADDPVAEVATAVAEVVGELMDSALLQALRRHDPHLLMPYVVGHFGRGQVSLTEQLVELITRARRRCRALGRPLRSRPSAAVQARFLILSLQTFVIGVDPDEPLDRRMITGEVTHLVAGYLASGRSK; from the coding sequence ATGGCGGAGAGTGTGGACGAAGCGCTGTGGCGAGCAGTGCGTGAAGAGGTGGGCGCCTACGGCGTTTCACGCTCGACCGTGACCTCGGTCGCCCAGCGGGCAGGACTGTCACGGATGACCGTCTACCGCCGAGCAGGAGGCATGGAGCAGCTGGTGCTCGATGCCCTGGCCCACGAACTCGGGTCGGTCGTCCCGTTGACAGCGCTCGACCTCGAATCCGCGGACGACCCCGTCGCCGAAGTGGCCACCGCCGTCGCCGAGGTGGTCGGTGAACTCATGGATTCCGCTCTGTTGCAAGCGCTTCGGCGCCACGATCCACATCTGTTGATGCCCTACGTCGTCGGTCACTTCGGTCGCGGTCAGGTGAGTCTGACCGAACAGCTCGTCGAGCTCATCACACGCGCGCGCCGCCGCTGCCGAGCGCTCGGTCGACCATTGCGCTCGCGTCCGTCGGCTGCCGTCCAGGCCCGCTTCCTCATCCTGTCGTTGCAGACTTTCGTCATCGGGGTCGATCCCGACGAACCCTTGGACCGCCGAATGATCACCGGCGAGGTCACCCATCTCGTCGCCGGCTACCTCGCGAGCGGGCGTAGCAAATGA
- a CDS encoding FAD-binding oxidoreductase: MDPTLQSVERSVWWGWGDPALATTLPAHAKQMLDDRLGVRCSVTDHRPVPLEDITVPASRLSASTRDALTAAVGPAHLLIDDADRIPRAGGKSYVDLVRARTGDLPFVPDAVILPADHDEVAQVVALCVEHDIAVVPIGGGTSVVAGLTVADEARPVISLDLRRLTGLVSLNETDRTATFLAGTIAPDAEIALRATGFTLGHFPQSYQQASLGGFVATRSAGQSSSGYGRIDDMVEGVRGVTAVGDFDFGAQSPASAAGPRLLDLMVGSEGAFGVLTEVTLRVQPAPRVTRHAAVAFPDFSSATAALREMVQQLGHDAQPDVTRVSDADETEVSLGLAGRPGRLISAYLKRRGVSAPCLAILLWHDTGESVARDRRRSAAKILRRHGGISLPDKIARSWEHGRFNAPYLRDELITRGVFVETLETATHWSNIPALHSRVGAAITDALDGLGTPGIVQCHISHVYPAGASLYFTYLAAEAPDPLGQWRAVKHAASDAIVDAGGTITHHHAVGRDHKPWLKHEIGDVGVRMLRALKNELDPGNNLNPGALVPDAP, encoded by the coding sequence ATGGATCCGACTTTGCAGTCTGTCGAAAGATCGGTGTGGTGGGGCTGGGGCGATCCGGCGCTGGCCACCACGCTGCCCGCGCACGCCAAGCAGATGCTCGACGACCGGCTCGGCGTGCGCTGCTCGGTCACCGATCACCGGCCCGTCCCGCTCGAAGACATCACAGTGCCGGCGTCCCGGCTGTCAGCATCGACCAGGGACGCGCTCACAGCCGCGGTCGGGCCCGCACACCTCCTGATCGATGACGCAGATCGCATTCCGCGCGCGGGTGGCAAGAGCTACGTCGATCTCGTGCGAGCCCGCACCGGAGACCTGCCCTTCGTGCCGGACGCGGTCATTCTCCCCGCAGATCACGACGAGGTGGCTCAGGTCGTCGCACTTTGCGTCGAGCACGACATCGCCGTCGTGCCCATCGGCGGCGGCACGAGCGTGGTCGCCGGGCTGACTGTGGCAGACGAAGCGCGTCCTGTCATCAGCCTCGACCTGCGCCGACTCACCGGGCTGGTATCTCTCAACGAGACCGATCGGACCGCTACCTTCCTGGCCGGCACGATCGCTCCCGATGCGGAGATCGCTCTACGCGCAACGGGATTCACGCTGGGCCACTTCCCCCAGAGCTACCAGCAGGCATCGCTCGGTGGATTCGTGGCCACCAGGAGCGCCGGCCAGTCGTCCAGCGGCTACGGGCGCATCGACGACATGGTCGAAGGCGTGCGCGGCGTGACTGCCGTGGGTGATTTCGACTTCGGCGCCCAGTCGCCGGCGTCCGCAGCCGGGCCGAGGTTGCTCGACCTGATGGTCGGCAGCGAAGGCGCCTTCGGGGTGCTCACCGAGGTGACGCTCCGGGTGCAGCCTGCGCCGAGGGTCACTCGGCACGCTGCCGTCGCCTTCCCGGATTTCAGCTCCGCAACGGCTGCCCTGCGGGAGATGGTGCAGCAGCTCGGGCACGATGCCCAGCCCGATGTCACCCGCGTCTCCGACGCCGACGAGACCGAGGTCTCGCTAGGGCTTGCCGGCCGCCCGGGACGGCTGATCTCCGCCTACCTGAAGCGCCGCGGCGTATCGGCTCCGTGCCTGGCGATCCTGCTGTGGCACGACACCGGCGAAAGCGTCGCACGCGACCGGCGACGCTCCGCAGCCAAGATTCTGCGACGGCATGGAGGTATCAGTCTTCCTGACAAGATCGCGCGTTCTTGGGAGCACGGTCGGTTCAATGCGCCTTATCTGCGCGACGAACTCATCACCCGAGGCGTCTTCGTCGAGACCCTCGAGACGGCCACCCACTGGTCGAACATCCCGGCGCTGCACAGCCGGGTCGGTGCTGCCATCACCGACGCCCTGGACGGCCTCGGCACCCCGGGCATCGTCCAGTGCCACATCTCGCACGTCTACCCCGCCGGCGCGTCCCTCTACTTCACCTATCTCGCGGCGGAGGCCCCCGATCCGCTCGGACAATGGCGCGCCGTGAAGCACGCTGCAAGCGACGCCATCGTGGACGCTGGGGGCACGATCACCCATCACCACGCCGTCGGCCGCGACCACAAGCCGTGGCTCAAGCACGAGATCGGCGATGTCGGCGTGCGTATGCTGCGCGCACTGAAGAACGAACTCGATCCGGGTAACAACCTCAACCCCGGTGCCTTGGTGCCCGACGCACCCTGA